One segment of Candidatus Paceibacterota bacterium DNA contains the following:
- a CDS encoding glycosyltransferase family A protein, with the protein MFSIIIPVHNSLKILSENLKNICSQIEASDEIIVVDDKSDNAIEIKELAYSYNAKYYYINPHSTYNRCLAINTGVKNASNKWIVELDQDKIPNSNDYFKAIREEISKNDDYKIVRFGHTTNHFPIEIKLKYIDKNNKATFNAIVGGNTCYSKQLFNEVGGYDTKFDGNKGFQDFDLFYRFQKHGAKLCYIKSMLADHVDSHQKTNQMYKKNMSRFFNKHGFYPEVD; encoded by the coding sequence ATGTTTAGCATCATCATACCAGTACATAACTCATTAAAAATTCTCTCAGAGAATCTGAAAAATATTTGCTCCCAGATTGAGGCGTCTGATGAGATTATTGTAGTTGACGATAAGAGTGATAATGCGATTGAAATCAAAGAATTGGCCTATAGCTATAATGCAAAATATTATTACATCAATCCACATTCAACATATAATCGATGTCTGGCAATAAATACGGGAGTTAAAAATGCCAGTAATAAATGGATCGTGGAATTAGATCAGGATAAAATACCAAATAGTAACGATTATTTTAAAGCTATACGCGAGGAAATATCAAAGAATGATGACTATAAAATCGTCAGGTTTGGACACACCACAAACCACTTTCCAATCGAAATCAAATTGAAATACATAGATAAAAACAATAAGGCGACCTTCAATGCAATAGTAGGAGGCAATACTTGCTATTCCAAGCAACTTTTTAATGAAGTTGGTGGATACGACACTAAATTTGATGGCAACAAAGGATTCCAAGATTTCGATCTTTTCTATCGTTTTCAAAAACATGGCGCCAAACTATGTTATATAAAATCAATGCTCGCAGATCATGTGGATTCTCACCAAAAAACAAACCAGATGTACAAGAAAAATATGTCTAGATTTTTTAATAAACATGGGTTTTATCCAGAGGTCGACTGA
- a CDS encoding prepilin peptidase — protein MTIFFSISIFILGTLVGSFLNVVTLRYGTDRGVVRKRSSCPSCKKVLGPAELVPILSFILQKGRCRKCKAKISWQYPLVEFLTGLVFLLVFLKVILYQGNSLISRNFLDMGTIGELFFYWTIFSVLIAISVYDFHHKIIPDEFVFTFIALSFLVGFLEFLNSGFLAWLLAGPLIVAPFFLIWLFSGGRWMGFGDVKLALGIGWFLGIVGGIYAILWSFWIGGAVAIVLLLSKNFLSTLPSKGALFSELKGLTIKSEIPFGPFLVLGTMIYFFAEHDFLGLDMFFRLIF, from the coding sequence ATGACCATCTTTTTTTCTATTTCAATTTTTATTCTAGGAACTTTAGTCGGTAGTTTTTTGAATGTGGTGACTCTGCGCTATGGCACGGATAGAGGTGTTGTTCGCAAGCGTTCTTCTTGCCCGTCGTGTAAAAAGGTCTTAGGTCCTGCCGAGCTCGTTCCAATCCTAAGTTTTATTTTGCAAAAGGGCAGATGCCGAAAGTGTAAGGCCAAAATTTCTTGGCAGTATCCGCTGGTGGAATTTTTGACCGGCCTTGTTTTTCTCCTAGTTTTTTTAAAAGTTATCCTTTATCAAGGAAATTCCTTGATATCAAGGAATTTCCTTGATATGGGGACTATTGGAGAATTGTTTTTCTACTGGACAATCTTTTCTGTTCTAATTGCCATTTCAGTTTACGATTTCCATCATAAAATTATTCCGGATGAATTTGTTTTCACCTTTATCGCGCTTTCTTTTCTTGTCGGTTTTCTGGAATTTTTGAATTCCGGATTTTTAGCTTGGCTTTTGGCCGGACCCTTGATTGTCGCACCATTTTTTCTAATTTGGCTTTTTTCCGGCGGGCGTTGGATGGGCTTTGGCGATGTTAAGCTCGCGCTTGGTATCGGCTGGTTTCTCGGAATTGTCGGGGGAATTTACGCGATCCTTTGGTCTTTTTGGATTGGAGGAGCAGTGGCGATTGTTCTTTTACTTTCAAAAAATTTTCTATCAACATTACCGTCCAAAGGCGCGTTGTTTTCAGAGCTTAAAGGGCTTACAATTAAGAGTGAAATCCCATTCGGTCCGTTTCTGGTCTTGGGCACGATGATTTATTTTTTTGCGGAACATGACTTTTTGGGGCTCGACATGTTTTTCAGACTAATTTTCTAG
- a CDS encoding prepilin-type N-terminal cleavage/methylation domain-containing protein, producing MYLLNKKIKKSKSGFSLVETLVAIFILAMAIAAAMTVANSSLQASFYARDRIAAFFLAQEAIELIKNKRDVNGLSGNRWLGGIANWDSYGGWCGENSDCGIDIDGNNLEQCLIQGCELCKDESGLLLHRGNNASTPCDGLERTGIFRTINMKKINANEAKITVKVSWTRGLGTKELVVSEHILNWHPFSDIEE from the coding sequence ATGTACTTATTAAATAAAAAAATCAAAAAATCTAAGAGCGGGTTTTCTCTGGTGGAGACATTAGTTGCGATTTTTATTTTGGCGATGGCGATTGCGGCGGCGATGACTGTTGCCAATAGCAGTTTGCAGGCCAGCTTTTACGCACGAGACAGAATCGCCGCTTTCTTTTTGGCACAAGAAGCCATAGAACTTATAAAAAATAAAAGGGATGTGAATGGATTGTCTGGTAACCGATGGCTTGGCGGTATTGCCAATTGGGATTCATATGGCGGTTGGTGTGGAGAGAATAGTGATTGCGGGATTGATATCGATGGAAATAATTTAGAACAATGTCTAATTCAAGGATGTGAGTTGTGTAAAGACGAAAGTGGTTTATTGTTACATCGGGGAAACAATGCTTCCACCCCTTGCGATGGATTAGAACGCACCGGGATTTTTAGGACCATAAATATGAAAAAAATAAACGCAAACGAGGCAAAAATAACTGTAAAAGTGTCTTGGACACGGGGGCTTGGCACAAAAGAGCTTGTAGTCTCGGAGCACATTCTTAACTGGCATCCGTTTAGCGATATTGAAGAATAA
- the gatA gene encoding Asp-tRNA(Asn)/Glu-tRNA(Gln) amidotransferase subunit GatA, with protein sequence MSIDLKSLTIRNTHDHLKAGDFSVMELVESCVKNIEKENPELNAFLEIFDDWKNQTEEAQEFFRSGQADFLTGIPIAVKDNILIEGKICSAGSKILENYRAVYDSTVASKLKKRKSILLGRTNMDEFAMGSSTENSAYGLSRNPLDKERVPGGSSGGSAVAVAMGGSLGALGSETAGSVRQPASFCGLVGLKPTYGSVSRYGLIALGSSLDQIGPFAKTVGDIEILFDAIKGHDPLDATTAKVLGSDSLPKDLVIGVPRDILSQPGIDKEVLKNFEDSIARLSKLGFHIKDISLPHTSYSLAVYYIIMPAEVSSNLARFDGVKYGLRKEGENLLDEYVKTRTSGFGKEPRRRIILGTYVLSTGYYDAFYNKANLVRNLIIDDFEKVFADGVHLVATPTTPTEAFKIGEKANNPLSMYMSDLLTAPANIAGLPAISLPSGFTEKNKMPLGLQFIAPNFREDMLFEAGKRFLGEND encoded by the coding sequence ATGTCAATCGATCTAAAATCATTAACCATACGCAATACTCACGACCATCTCAAGGCGGGTGATTTTTCTGTTATGGAATTGGTCGAATCATGCGTCAAAAACATTGAAAAAGAAAATCCGGAATTAAATGCCTTCCTGGAAATTTTTGACGATTGGAAAAACCAAACTGAAGAAGCGCAGGAGTTTTTTCGTTCCGGCCAAGCCGATTTTTTAACCGGCATACCAATTGCCGTAAAAGATAACATCTTGATAGAAGGTAAAATCTGTTCGGCTGGTTCAAAGATTTTAGAAAATTATCGCGCGGTTTATGATTCCACCGTTGCTTCAAAATTAAAGAAAAGAAAAAGTATTTTGCTCGGTCGGACAAACATGGATGAGTTTGCTATGGGTTCGTCAACGGAAAACTCGGCTTACGGCCTGTCTAGGAATCCTCTCGATAAAGAGAGAGTGCCGGGTGGTTCAAGTGGCGGCTCGGCGGTGGCGGTTGCTATGGGTGGCTCGCTTGGCGCTTTGGGCTCTGAAACTGCCGGCTCTGTTCGCCAGCCAGCAAGTTTTTGCGGACTTGTCGGTCTTAAGCCGACATACGGGAGTGTATCAAGGTATGGGCTTATCGCTCTTGGTTCTTCTCTTGACCAAATCGGACCTTTTGCAAAAACCGTCGGAGACATTGAAATATTGTTTGATGCTATAAAAGGCCACGATCCGCTTGACGCAACAACTGCTAAAGTTTTGGGAAGTGATAGTTTGCCTAAAGACTTGGTGATTGGTGTGCCAAGGGATATTTTGTCCCAGCCCGGGATAGATAAAGAAGTTTTGAAAAATTTTGAAGATTCAATCGCGCGGCTTTCTAAGCTCGGATTTCATATAAAAGACATTTCTTTACCTCACACTTCATATTCTTTGGCTGTTTATTACATAATCATGCCGGCTGAAGTTTCTTCCAATCTGGCGCGGTTTGATGGAGTTAAATACGGCTTGAGAAAAGAAGGAGAAAATCTGCTTGATGAGTATGTAAAAACCAGAACAAGCGGTTTTGGAAAAGAACCGCGTCGCAGAATTATTTTGGGAACATACGTTTTGTCTACCGGATATTACGACGCCTTTTATAACAAAGCTAATTTGGTGCGCAATCTTATCATCGATGATTTTGAAAAGGTCTTTGCCGACGGCGTTCATTTGGTCGCTACGCCGACAACTCCAACTGAAGCGTTTAAGATTGGAGAGAAAGCGAACAACCCTCTTTCAATGTATATGTCTGATCTGTTGACCGCGCCGGCAAATATCGCTGGTTTGCCAGCAATTTCTTTGCCAAGCGGTTTTACCGAAAAAAACAAAATGCCGCTCGGATTGCAGTTTATCGCACCAAATTTTAGAGAGGACATGCTATTTGAAGCTGGTAAGCGTTTTTTGGGAGAGAATGATTGA
- the gatC gene encoding Asp-tRNA(Asn)/Glu-tRNA(Gln) amidotransferase subunit GatC, producing the protein MAEISTEDLNKLAELARLRFDSAELESFSKDIDSILSYVKQVQEVAIGEISNRPAGVYALLENQMRRDENPHPAGEFTEKILGQAPQREGNYFKVKKIL; encoded by the coding sequence ATGGCGGAAATAAGCACAGAAGACTTAAATAAGCTGGCTGAACTAGCCAGATTGAGATTTGACTCGGCTGAACTAGAGTCTTTTTCAAAAGATATCGACTCAATTTTGTCTTATGTAAAACAGGTACAAGAGGTAGCAATCGGAGAGATTTCTAACCGGCCGGCCGGAGTTTACGCACTCTTGGAAAACCAAATGAGGCGGGACGAAAACCCTCATCCGGCCGGAGAATTTACGGAAAAGATTCTCGGTCAAGCACCACAAAGAGAGGGAAATTACTTTAAGGTTAAGAAAATACTTTAG
- a CDS encoding NUDIX domain-containing protein — translation MSFESPISRKEPIRKVNIEGGVSKEEHDLVVGICITRLAKNKEGEGEEVTEYLLVQRDPPDGPWYFPGGKVHQGETMKDALKRELEEEVGLKYEEDYSGPFRDLTSGSYNIEGKNFAIVNVSIPRDSIKKEPKLQSDDKVQKMIWTKDPLSLDLIPQTREILEAKMKGETNLPKSKMKNVKN, via the coding sequence ATGTCTTTTGAATCTCCAATTTCAAGAAAAGAGCCAATCAGGAAAGTTAATATTGAGGGGGGTGTGAGTAAGGAAGAGCACGATCTTGTGGTTGGCATTTGCATTACTCGCTTGGCAAAAAACAAAGAAGGAGAAGGAGAGGAGGTGACGGAATATCTCTTGGTGCAAAGAGATCCACCTGATGGTCCATGGTATTTTCCTGGCGGAAAAGTGCATCAAGGAGAAACTATGAAAGACGCGCTTAAAAGAGAGCTTGAAGAAGAGGTGGGTTTAAAGTATGAGGAAGATTACTCCGGACCATTTAGAGATTTAACTTCAGGTTCTTACAATATAGAAGGCAAAAATTTTGCGATTGTTAATGTTTCTATTCCCCGAGATTCCATTAAAAAAGAACCGAAATTACAAAGCGATGACAAAGTCCAAAAAATGATCTGGACCAAAGACCCTTTAAGTCTAGATTTAATACCGCAGACGAGAGAAATTTTAGAGGCAAAGATGAAGGGGGAAACAAATTTACCAAAAAGTAAGATGAAGAATGTGAAAAACTAA
- a CDS encoding type II secretion system protein, whose amino-acid sequence MKKNQNLESGITLIELLVSIFIIILITSVVVFNHRAFTDKLEITNLAFDIALTIREAQVSGIAVEQAPDVGGFENAFGVSFFIRTQPSEGGDVNNDKIFIRFIDFDSEGDTDFLMYNGTYDCTDSECLEKVEIGRGNKISHICYRNGGALKCGSPIRSEPRGVDIAFLRPKPDASIKFRDAGGEYLSSDEGVSLDNLEAVICLESPLGRKKSVHVLPTGQISVRDGEGCLTPGGGPGGGAPGGGGPGGGAPGGGGPPG is encoded by the coding sequence ATGAAGAAAAATCAGAATCTTGAATCCGGCATCACACTGATTGAACTATTAGTCTCGATTTTTATTATTATCCTTATAACCTCTGTTGTTGTCTTTAACCATCGCGCCTTTACCGACAAACTGGAAATTACCAATCTGGCTTTTGATATTGCTCTCACTATCAGGGAAGCGCAGGTTTCGGGCATTGCCGTAGAGCAGGCGCCTGATGTCGGGGGATTTGAAAACGCTTTCGGAGTCTCTTTTTTCATAAGGACACAGCCGAGCGAGGGCGGAGATGTTAATAATGATAAAATTTTTATAAGATTCATAGATTTTGATTCGGAAGGTGATACTGATTTTTTAATGTATAACGGCACTTACGATTGCACCGATTCAGAATGTTTGGAAAAAGTTGAAATAGGTCGTGGAAATAAAATAAGTCATATTTGCTACAGGAACGGAGGGGCTTTGAAGTGCGGTAGTCCGATAAGAAGTGAGCCGAGAGGGGTTGATATCGCCTTTTTAAGACCCAAGCCGGACGCTTCCATAAAATTCAGAGATGCGGGAGGGGAATATCTTTCAAGCGATGAAGGGGTATCTCTTGATAATTTGGAAGCGGTAATTTGTCTTGAGTCGCCCTTGGGTAGAAAAAAGAGCGTTCATGTTTTACCGACTGGTCAGATTTCGGTTCGAGACGGTGAAGGATGTCTTACACCTGGTGGCGGGCCGGGCGGAGGTGCTCCAGGAGGAGGTGGTCCAGGAGGAGGTGCTCCAGGAGGAGGTGGTCCACCCGGCTAA
- the argS gene encoding arginine--tRNA ligase, whose product MYSKTLATIRSEIAKCITDFEISTSAVSLDRTPSQEMGDVTCNIALKYSKNAKISPFALANKIAGHLLSRKIKDVKTIEVIKPGFINITFSEDFFSSLLKDILNQGSGFGSNTDLSGEKWVVEHTSPNPNKAMHLGHLRNNLVGMGLVRLLKWNGASVVSDAVDNNRGIAIAKLMWGFLAHMRKKDDLPIDVTYWISHKDEWLAPSEIGIKPDLFVTKCYVLGESDFKQSSEVENKVRNFVVEWENHNEQIWNLWSHVLNYAYEGMNRTLSRLENHWDVIWHEHEHYQSGKEYVERGLKEGIFKQLEDGAILTDLSAYNISDTILLKRDGTSLYITQDIALTVLKKNRYGADKLVWVIGPEQSLAMKQLFAVCEQLGIGDIHDFTHIPYGYVGLKGESGGFKKMSSREGTVVLIDDVIDQVKEKIHQRFLNEGKVDSEIMEELSERLAIASVKFALLKPDRTQDITFDTEKSIETSGDSGIYILYTYVRTQSILRKKEVAKDTHDFSKFIFNDQKDEKRLLWLLLFLPDVIKMARSDLSVHGIAQYLLEICSAFNSWYAKEPILDGSPRENYKLALTKSVGIVIKNGLSILGVPIVEEI is encoded by the coding sequence ATGTATTCGAAGACATTAGCAACAATTCGATCTGAAATAGCAAAATGTATTACTGATTTTGAAATCAGTACTTCGGCGGTGAGTTTGGATAGGACACCGAGTCAAGAAATGGGAGATGTTACGTGCAATATTGCTCTTAAATATTCAAAAAATGCAAAGATCAGCCCGTTTGCTTTAGCGAATAAGATAGCCGGACATCTTTTATCAAGAAAAATAAAAGATGTTAAAACGATTGAAGTAATAAAACCAGGGTTTATTAATATAACTTTTTCCGAAGATTTTTTTAGCAGTCTTCTTAAGGATATTTTAAATCAAGGATCAGGCTTTGGAAGTAATACTGACTTATCTGGAGAAAAGTGGGTGGTTGAACACACATCCCCAAACCCAAACAAAGCAATGCATTTGGGTCACTTGCGTAATAATTTGGTCGGCATGGGACTTGTTCGGTTATTGAAATGGAACGGAGCATCTGTTGTGTCTGATGCGGTGGATAACAATCGCGGTATAGCTATCGCAAAATTAATGTGGGGATTTCTTGCGCATATGAGAAAGAAAGATGATTTACCAATCGATGTTACTTACTGGATTTCTCATAAGGATGAATGGCTTGCTCCGTCAGAAATTGGGATAAAGCCTGATTTATTCGTCACCAAATGCTATGTGTTGGGAGAGAGCGATTTCAAACAATCTTCTGAAGTGGAGAATAAAGTCCGTAACTTTGTTGTCGAATGGGAAAATCATAATGAGCAAATATGGAATCTCTGGTCTCATGTTCTTAACTACGCATATGAAGGAATGAATAGAACGCTTTCACGGTTAGAAAATCACTGGGATGTTATATGGCATGAACATGAGCATTATCAATCTGGTAAAGAGTATGTTGAACGCGGTCTCAAGGAAGGTATTTTTAAGCAATTAGAGGATGGTGCGATATTGACCGATTTATCCGCTTATAACATCTCAGACACGATATTACTAAAGAGAGACGGAACATCTCTATATATCACTCAGGACATTGCTCTCACTGTTCTTAAAAAGAACCGTTATGGCGCCGATAAATTGGTATGGGTAATTGGTCCAGAACAATCTCTGGCCATGAAGCAGCTTTTTGCAGTGTGTGAACAGTTGGGTATCGGGGACATTCATGATTTCACACATATTCCTTATGGGTATGTCGGTCTGAAGGGAGAATCAGGTGGGTTTAAGAAAATGTCTTCAAGAGAAGGCACGGTTGTGCTTATTGATGATGTGATTGATCAGGTCAAAGAAAAGATCCATCAACGTTTTCTTAATGAAGGTAAGGTGGATTCAGAAATAATGGAAGAACTTTCCGAACGTCTGGCAATTGCTTCAGTAAAGTTTGCTCTACTTAAGCCGGATCGAACACAGGACATTACATTTGATACCGAGAAATCAATAGAGACATCAGGTGACTCTGGAATCTATATTTTGTATACATACGTTCGAACTCAGTCAATTTTACGCAAAAAAGAAGTGGCGAAAGATACCCATGATTTTTCCAAATTTATTTTCAATGACCAGAAAGATGAAAAAAGGCTCCTGTGGCTCCTTCTGTTTTTACCAGACGTCATTAAGATGGCCAGATCAGATTTATCTGTGCATGGCATTGCTCAATACTTGCTAGAAATATGCTCTGCTTTTAATTCATGGTATGCCAAAGAACCGATCCTTGACGGTTCTCCGAGAGAAAATTACAAGCTTGCACTAACAAAATCTGTTGGAATAGTAATAAAAAACGGACTTTCTATTTTAGGCGTCCCGATAGTAGAAGAGATTTAA
- a CDS encoding type II secretion system protein produces the protein MHRKNKGFTLIELLVVISIIGVLASIVLVSLQSARERARLADVQSSLRSIVPAVVLCVDSNSDLTCGQSGQTFPCTGQDGGGDQPSAGVPICGNLSATDVAWPNLPAGWSYGNNARTNQIESTFEYSATGNGNTVTCTETGCQTEN, from the coding sequence ATGCATAGAAAAAATAAAGGCTTCACCTTGATAGAGCTCTTGGTGGTAATTTCTATTATTGGTGTTTTGGCTTCTATCGTTCTGGTCTCTCTTCAAAGCGCCAGGGAAAGAGCGCGACTAGCTGATGTTCAGAGTTCTTTAAGGTCAATTGTTCCTGCGGTAGTTTTATGCGTTGATTCTAATTCAGACCTTACTTGCGGACAATCGGGCCAGACCTTTCCTTGCACAGGTCAAGATGGCGGGGGGGACCAACCTTCAGCCGGCGTGCCAATATGTGGCAATCTAAGCGCTACAGATGTTGCCTGGCCCAATTTACCAGCTGGCTGGAGTTATGGAAACAACGCAAGGACTAACCAAATAGAATCGACTTTTGAATATTCCGCAACTGGTAATGGTAATACCGTAACCTGCACTGAAACTGGCTGCCAAACAGAAAATTAA
- a CDS encoding type II secretion system protein: MLVKKHKNKKDRGLILLELVVALGIFLAVMTIGMGAVLEMYGLNKKSQSLKLVMTNLNFAVESMAREIVVGTDYRCDDSGTEPFDCPMGGEGGKAITFCSSENQKVFYRFSEDLKSIQRYVEKDEDEDTCDEHSPDGDKFQDITAPEVEIEKLHFFVEGTGTGTGDCEKQPRVVILIEGVAGVREEEKSEFSIQTTVSQRVPKINASCTY, from the coding sequence ATGTTAGTTAAAAAACACAAGAACAAAAAAGATAGAGGTCTAATTCTCTTGGAGTTGGTTGTGGCTTTGGGAATTTTCTTGGCGGTTATGACGATTGGTATGGGAGCAGTCTTGGAGATGTATGGGCTAAATAAAAAAAGTCAGTCGTTGAAACTCGTTATGACCAATTTAAATTTTGCAGTTGAAAGTATGGCGCGGGAAATTGTGGTGGGAACGGATTATAGATGTGACGACTCTGGCACCGAACCCTTTGATTGTCCGATGGGCGGGGAGGGCGGAAAAGCGATCACTTTTTGTTCAAGTGAAAATCAGAAGGTTTTTTACAGGTTTTCAGAAGATTTAAAGTCTATCCAGCGGTATGTGGAAAAAGATGAGGATGAAGATACGTGTGATGAACATAGTCCAGACGGAGACAAGTTCCAGGATATTACCGCGCCGGAAGTTGAGATAGAGAAATTACATTTTTTTGTTGAGGGGACCGGGACCGGGACTGGAGATTGCGAAAAGCAACCAAGGGTTGTGATTTTGATAGAGGGAGTTGCTGGGGTTCGTGAAGAAGAAAAGTCGGAATTTTCAATACAGACCACGGTGTCCCAAAGAGTGCCTAAAATAAACGCATCATGTACTTATTAA
- the ligA gene encoding NAD-dependent DNA ligase LigA: MPKAPKEVIERLEKLKKTIERHRYLYHVLDKEEISPSALDSLKHELSEIESQYPQLITPDSPSQRVAGAPLKGFKKVVHKVPQWSFNDAFSEEEIYEFDKRVKRFLKDSLGGEHNPTYTAELKIDGLKVVLDYEKGVLKTAATRGDGKVGEDVTHNIRTIQSVPIKLEKEIDVLVEGEVWMSKTGLKKLNREREVRKLPLFANPRNAAAGSIRQLDPKVAAKRELDTYIYDLALASISIPDTQFEELKLLEKLGFKINKNFKLCKNIDEVIAFWREWHLPSGRHGNKSEKENYLVDGVVVKVNEKRFQEAIGYTGKAPRFAIALKFPAEQVTTTVEDIVLQIGRTGVLTPVAHLRPVSVAGSVVSRATLHNEDEIKRLDVRVGDTVILQKAGDVIPDIIEVVKEMRTGKEIPFVWPKRVAECGGDGSIERIPGQAAWRCVAKNSFAQQRRKFYYFVSKKCFDIDHLGPKVVDQLLDANLIAHYADIFTLKKGDLLSLERFAEKSADNLLESIEKGKRITLAKFLAALSIPLVGEEMALDLARRFKTVEKLRSATFEELDTIEGIGPKVAESVVSWFKDKDNQKTIEDLLKVVEIENETPLDGKEKKSKIFGKSFVLTGSLESVSREEAKEKIRALGGSVSSSVSSKTDFVVAGTDPGSKLEKARKLNVKIVEEKEFLDMLK; the protein is encoded by the coding sequence ATGCCCAAAGCCCCAAAAGAAGTCATAGAGCGTCTAGAGAAACTTAAAAAAACGATAGAGCGCCATCGTTATCTTTATCACGTTTTAGATAAGGAAGAGATTTCACCATCGGCGCTGGATTCTTTGAAACATGAGCTTTCCGAAATTGAAAGCCAATATCCGCAACTTATTACTCCAGACTCGCCGTCGCAAAGGGTAGCCGGAGCGCCCCTAAAAGGTTTCAAAAAAGTTGTTCACAAAGTCCCACAATGGTCTTTCAATGATGCTTTTTCAGAAGAGGAAATTTACGAATTTGATAAAAGAGTTAAAAGATTTTTAAAGGATTCACTAGGAGGAGAACATAATCCGACTTACACCGCGGAACTTAAGATTGACGGTCTCAAAGTCGTTTTAGATTATGAGAAAGGAGTTTTAAAAACTGCAGCGACGCGTGGCGACGGTAAAGTTGGTGAAGATGTTACGCACAACATTCGGACAATTCAATCGGTGCCGATCAAACTTGAGAAGGAAATTGATGTTTTGGTTGAGGGCGAAGTTTGGATGAGTAAGACTGGATTAAAAAAACTCAATCGTGAGAGGGAAGTTAGAAAATTGCCTCTTTTTGCCAATCCGAGAAACGCGGCCGCCGGTTCAATCCGCCAGCTTGACCCGAAAGTTGCCGCGAAGCGAGAGCTAGATACATATATTTATGATTTAGCACTTGCCAGCATCAGTATTCCCGATACTCAATTTGAAGAATTAAAACTTTTAGAAAAATTAGGTTTTAAAATCAATAAAAATTTTAAACTCTGCAAGAACATTGATGAAGTCATAGCGTTTTGGAGAGAGTGGCACTTGCCTTCTGGTAGGCATGGAAACAAGTCTGAAAAAGAAAATTATCTTGTGGATGGCGTGGTGGTGAAGGTAAACGAGAAAAGATTTCAGGAAGCGATTGGCTACACCGGCAAAGCCCCACGTTTTGCTATCGCTTTGAAATTTCCAGCCGAGCAGGTAACGACCACGGTTGAGGATATCGTTCTTCAAATAGGCCGAACTGGGGTTTTGACTCCGGTTGCTCATTTGCGTCCGGTGTCCGTTGCCGGTTCCGTGGTCTCGCGTGCGACACTTCATAATGAAGATGAAATCAAGCGACTTGATGTTAGGGTGGGCGACACGGTAATTCTCCAAAAAGCCGGCGATGTCATTCCGGATATTATTGAAGTGGTAAAAGAAATGCGAACCGGCAAAGAAATTCCCTTTGTCTGGCCGAAGCGTGTTGCCGAATGTGGTGGCGACGGTTCAATTGAAAGAATTCCCGGACAAGCGGCTTGGCGATGCGTTGCTAAAAACTCTTTTGCCCAACAAAGAAGAAAGTTTTATTATTTTGTTTCTAAAAAGTGCTTTGATATTGACCACTTAGGTCCGAAAGTTGTTGACCAGCTTCTCGATGCCAATCTTATCGCTCATTATGCCGATATTTTTACTCTCAAAAAAGGCGACCTTTTAAGTTTGGAAAGATTTGCCGAAAAGTCGGCCGATAATCTTTTGGAGTCAATTGAAAAAGGAAAGAGAATCACCCTAGCTAAATTTTTGGCCGCCCTTTCAATTCCTTTGGTTGGTGAAGAGATGGCACTTGATTTGGCCCGGAGGTTTAAAACAGTTGAAAAATTAAGGAGCGCGACTTTTGAGGAGCTCGATACTATTGAAGGAATAGGCCCGAAGGTCGCCGAATCGGTAGTCTCTTGGTTCAAAGACAAAGATAATCAAAAGACAATTGAAGACCTTTTGAAAGTAGTTGAAATTGAAAATGAAACTCCACTGGACGGGAAAGAGAAAAAGAGCAAAATTTTCGGCAAAAGTTTTGTTTTGACCGGTTCTCTTGAATCGGTGTCTCGCGAAGAAGCCAAAGAAAAAATCCGAGCACTTGGTGGCAGTGTCTCAAGCTCTGTCTCAAGTAAAACTGATTTTGTGGTAGCCGGCACGGACCCGGGTTCAAAACTTGAAAAAGCCCGAAAACTTAATGTCAAAATTGTTGAAGAAAAAGAATTTTTGGATATGTTAAAATAG